A segment of the Candidatus Hydrogenedentota bacterium genome:
CTCAGACTCGATAATGTTGTTGCTCGTGGTTTCCCGCACGTTGATAGCGCTCTCGAATCCGCTTTGCTGCGCACCGATACTGGCCCGGCTTTCGCTGATCCGTTCGAGCGCATCATCCAAATTGGATATCGCGCTTTGCGCTCCGGCCTGCGTGCTGAGGTCGATGCCGCTTATGCCAAGAGACGATGCGGTGGACTCGCTCAACGCGAGTTCATCGCCACCCTCCGTCCCCAACGAAACCGAAGACTGGCTCCCATCCAGGAGTTTCGTTCCGTTGTACTCGGCGCCGTTTCCGGTTTCGTCGATCTGCTGGATGAGCTGCTGCGCCTCGTCATTGATCGCAGCGCGCTGCTCGTCCGTGAGCGTGCCGTTCGACGCCTGGACCGCGAGTTCGCGCAGTCGCTGGACAGCGTCGCCCTGCGTTTCCAGCGCGCCATCGGCTGTCTGCGACGCGCTGATGCCCGACTGGAGGTTCTCGACTTCCTGCGTGTACTGACGTACATCCGAAC
Coding sequences within it:
- a CDS encoding flagellin FliC, with protein sequence MGLRIGESTAALTAQRHVQTTTKALLQNYQRLASGQRINRAADDAAGLAIAEALRSDVRQYTQEVENLQSGISASQTADGALETQGDAVQRLRELAVQASNGTLTDEQRAAINDEAQQLIQQIDETGNGAEYNGTKLLDGSQSSVSLGTEGGDELALSESTASSLGISGIDLSTQAGAQSAISNLDDALERISESRASIGAQQSGFESAINVRETTSNNIIESESRIRDADVAKLVIEQTRNQILLGAGVNAIKKSSLNSQVAVGLLGQ